GATTGAGCCGGAGCCGGAGCTGATCTTGGAGCTTCAGCATCgagaaagaagacgccaACCGTGTTCTGCGCAGACACGTGAGGTCCCGGGCTGTGGCTCTCGTAGACGCATgtctcggccttggcccgGATACAGTTGCTGCACGGCCGCTGGCGATTACAGCGAAGCTTTCGTTTCCTGCACAGCGCGCATGATCtacaattttttctttcattaaTTATCTGCTGAGAACTCAAGCTGTATAGGTACAGAAGCTGAGATGCGGGCTTACATTGCAGGTCTCCGCCGGCGTCGCTCTCCCTCCACAACCACCGTCTTGGGAGTGCGTTCCATCAAAAAATTGCTTTTCTTGGCAGATGTATAATAGATTGATAAGATTAAGAATACAAAGAagagttaaaaaaaaagtcgcgAGTCGCGTATCTGGTAAACGAAAACGAAAGTCTGCATGTGATGACGCTTCCTTTCGGACATGCCAACTCGGCAAATCCCCCAAACAGGCATCTCGACCGAATTCGGACTCGGACTATGGGCTTTTGCGGACCCCGGACCTTGCCGGCCAACAAGCTGTTCACCAACCTGGCTATTTCCGCTTTGGGCGAAACCCCGGCTTATACACACGTTGGCTTGCAGCGTGGATGCAAGGTCCAACGAGAAAACCCTCCGAGAGTCAATAGCCAGCCTATTATCATCTCCGAGAATgggacttttttttgtgaaGGAATCGTCGTATGATGGAGTTGTTTGCCTGAGATAgaaggtacatgtagattGTTTTTCCGGGCTTAGAAGGATGGGAGAGTCTGTTGGTATATAAGAGATGGACGCTCCCGTGCCCCTGTCCACCAACCTTTTATTCAACCTTATTATCGGATCTAGATTATAGGGCAGAAACTCCTTTCCTGGTCTCAGATCCATAAAACTGGACCAAAATATCGTTGACACTGTTCGGacctaaaaaaaaaaaaaaaaaaaggacgcTTCATCATTCCAGCCATGTCGACAACTTCGGTCGAAGAGAAAGGCACTCCCCTGCCCGGCGAGGAGAAGATCGCCCTCGAACAACTCGTCCCCGACGACCAAGAGCGACAGTCGACCCCGACAGACGAAATAGAGCCTGCCCCCGAAGGCGGTCTGAGAGCGTGGCTTGTTGCTTGCGGAGCGGCGTCTGTGTTTTTCTGCTGCCTGGGATTTTCCAACTCGTTTGGCACGTTCACGGAGTACTACTTGACGCACCAGCTTCGCGACCATACTCCCGACGATGTGGCTTGGATTGGTTCTCTGTCTGCGTTTTTGCAGTTCTTTACGGGCATGATTGGAGGGCCCATGTTTGATCGCTATGGAGTAAAGGTGCGTATCTGTTGAAGTTGTTTCTACCCCTTGACATGTTCTTTTTAGAAAACTAACACCTGTTATTAGATTATGCAACCCGCGGCCGTCATCTACATCTTCGCAGTCATGATGCTCAGTCTCTGCAAAACATACTGGCAAATCATCCTCGTGCAGGGCGTCCTCATGGGCAGCACCATGGGCTTCCTCCAATTCCCAGCCATGGGCGCGCTCGCCCACTACTTTGACAAGAagcgcgccgccgcctttggAGTCGCAATCTCGGGCTCCTCCAtcggcggcatcatcatgcCCATTGCCGTGTCCAGAATGCTCAACGCCACGTCCATCGGCTTCGGCTGGACCGTCCGCATCATCGGCTTCCTCATGGTGCCcttcatggccttttccatcatcgtcatcaaggCCCGCCTGCCGCCGCGCCCAatcgccttcttcatcaccgGCGTGTTCCGAGACGCAAAGTTTATGCTCCTCATCGCCTCcaccttcttcgccttcatcgGAATGTTCAtgcccatcatcttccttccGACGTATGCCGTGGAAGCTCGGGGCATGGGCGCAACGCTGGCTGGCTACTTGCCCGCCATCCTCAATGCCGCTTCGACCTTTGGCCGTGTCATCCCGGGTATTCTGGCCGACAAGTACGGAAAGATGAACATGTATGCTGGAGGCACAATCGTCACCGCCGTCGTTGCCTTTTGCATGAACTCGACGCACAACAACGCGGCCATCATCGCCTACGCAGCCATTTTCGGCTTCACCTCTGGCACAATCATCTCCGGAGCAACAGTTACCATTACAAGCTGTGCCGACGACCCTCGCAATATCGGTACTTATACTGGCATGGGGTTGGCCTTGGGAGCTGTTGGAGTCTTGATCGGACCTCCTATTGACGGCGCCTTTGTGGCCCATTATGGTAGTTTCGAGCAGGTCACAATGTTTAGTGGTGCCATGTGCCTTTTTGGTGGCATTCTCGTACTTTTTGCCAAAGCTGCAACTCCTCAAGGGATTTTCGGCAAATCATGAGCGGATTACACAACCTGTCCCATATATGCAACACGTCTTGAATACGGATTACAAcgcaaaacaaacaaagatAGACACATCTCTCAGCTCACTCATTTCAAAAAGGGAATATAGCGCATATTAACAGCGGCACGGCGTTTATTAGGAAGATAGACTGTCTCCATATCCTAGGCAATTAGTCTTTAACTTTGATTTAGTAGATATATACAAACTCATCATTCTGACGGTCTGTTAGATCCAAGAACGCGTTTCGCCCAAGagcatcatcctcatcgttgaCTCCCTCAGCATCCTGAAGTACTCCATCCTCATGGTGGCTGGCTGTGCGATAATGGTTTTGCATAGAGCGGTCAAAAActtgtgcttcttttccattgCGTACTCGAGTCTTGGCCTGCATCTTATTGAGAACAATTAGATTGGCCCACTGCAGTAGAATCACTCCAACCAATGCTGAGAAGACGCCCAGGCAGGCACGTAAACCGGGTTTATAGTCAGGCGCGTCTCGGTCATTAAACAAGATGGGGCCGATGATATTGCCCACGGAGCTGGCGGCGTTGTATACGCTCATGATCATTGACTTTTTCGTTGTTCCAGCAGTGTTGCCGACGATCCAAGAGACAATAAGAGGATTGCCGGCAAAGAGGAAAGCCAGCAGGTAGTATCCGGCAAGTAGAGCTCCTTGGTTTGATTTGCCTCGGGGAATGCAGTATAGCATGATTAATCCAGCGAGAACCGGCAACACGAAGACAGCCAGTACGGCTCCCTTTAATTTTGCCCTCCGGGCCAAGAGGCTGGAAATGAGGATAACGATTACTTGGAGGGCGCCAAACGGCATATTGAGTAAACTGCTTGTGTACTTGTCAAAGCCGAGGccgttgatgatgagaggGCCAAACGTTACGGTAACAATTGCTCCCAcgttgagcagcagcgtcattCCAAACCAGAGATAGGTTTTCGGCTCCAGAGCAGCCTCAACGACGTGATGCCACTTGAAATCACGGCTACCAGTGCCTGTTTGGTTGGCGCGAAGCCGCTCCAGCGCTTttggcttctcctcctcagtCAGGAATCGGGCGGAGGGGATGTCGTTGTCCAACTTCCAATAAGCAATTGGAACAGAGACGATGGTCAGAAGcccgacgaagaggaagatgctaGATGAATGTTGTATTAGCCATGATTGACATTTAAAGTGGTTTTGACTGCTTGTGCCTACATCTGCCATTCTCTCAACAGCGGCGAGTTGATCTGCCCCAGCCCGTACGaaacagcggcagcaaagatGGTCGCCAGTCCATTGGTCCCGTACCACGCTGCGACGCGCATGGGCTGCTCAGCTCGTCGATACCACTGGCTGGTGATGACGCTGAACAGGGGCAAGCAGCCGGCCTCGAACAAGCCAAGGAAGAATCGCGTGGCCATGAGATCCGAGAAATCATGACATGCCGCCATGGCAGTTTGCGCGATGCCCCATCCCAGACAGAGAACGGGCATCAAGATGCGATGCGGCACCTTGACGATGAGAACAGACGAGAAAGGCTGCCATATCAGCTGGGCAATGGGGGCAATGGAGCTTAAAAGAGAATATTGGCCCGGGCTGAGGTGCGTGTCTTCTTTGAGGCCGTATGTCGCGCCGTATCCCAGCACGGACTTGTCGAGGATCTGGAGGAAATAAACCCATACGAGGATCACCAGGATGGTTCTGTCGGTTTTTCGAAGTATACGGCGGTTATCCTCCTCGGTAACGTGGATTTTCTGGTCGCCAATGATGGCCAAGGCACGATCCGCTCCTTTGCTGCCAGATTGGCCGgggcgagaagaagtcggGAGCTCACGATGCTCGGAGTGCTGCACCTCTTCTGGTTGTTTGGGATCCATGCTCCTTTGTGATGATAACGATGTCGATATTATACTCGATAGCCACTACTTGGAAGACGCCAAAACGGGAGTCAGATGCGAGGGCCATGGAGCCACGAACGAGACATGAGAAATGACCAAAAGACGGGCGACGATCCTGCGCAACAAGTGTCGAGGAGTTGAACCTTCTTATTCCATTTCAATGGATGCCTGCTCTCCCCCCTACATAGAAAATAGCCGGCCATTGAACTTGGCCGGCACTGAGTGCCCTGCAACGGCAAACTATCCACTAAAGACTGCCGAAAGCGTCGAGCTCTGGGGTATTTCTGCTGCACCCCGCGTTCTAACGAAGATGGGGGCCGCCGCTAAAAGCGAGCTTTGTCTTAAAGTCAAGGGAGAGCCCTGCTCCCGAACCTCATAAGAGCAGTGAGCATCTTGAAACAGAGTAAGTCATCAATTTGTCGATTTCTGGCTTATACATGGACATTCAGCGTGTAGATGGGCACTGATGTAACTACGTTGCTCTCAGAGTTTGTTCTCCACGTCCACGTAGAAAGAAACTGGAGTGACTAGCAGCGTATATAGCTACCCCGACCGCCGAGATATTCGATTTAGCCAAAACAGAGCCGATGAACTGCCTTGGACGAATAAAGTAACTCACGCGTGCATCGCTTGTGACGTACTCGGTAATACTGCAGCCCGTGTATGAACTGCGGCCAATCGCGAAGCAGTGTGACTTGTCGAAGATGGGGGTCATGAGGGGTCATGAGGGAGATGTGCAACGGTTGAACGGATACACGCATTCACAAGAAACTGCATGGAGAAAACACACATCGGAGATCTGCGTTTGGGAGGCTGAATGCGTTTGGATTGTGCGACCAATGGGAGGGTTGTTGCAGATGAGTTGTGCCAGGTTGGACAACCCTGTAGCTAACCTTGAACGGCTCTTAGATATGTAACGGCTGATCAATACTTGGCCAATAGTAAGTACAGTGATGGCAACGCTGTGAATTATTTTGAGTAATATGTTCAAGTATCAAGACATGTTTCTCTTACCAATTACCAAGTGCagaaaaaataagaatttcCAAAGGTGACTATGAGCTTGCTTGATGCAACCATCTCCATGCCCTGCAGCGGCAACTCGCATAAAGCACCCATTCATCGCAACAAATCTAGCTTTGAGACGGAAGGTAGAGCATGTTTTGGCTCCTACAGTCTATCCGAGCAACAATTAAGTGATATTTAGGTTCAGGTCGCTTCTGGTGTTGAATTAGCTACTATTGGTTTGTGGTGTCACATGTTCAACAAGATGTATTTATTTCCTTTCATGACAAACATCATTCTCGTCCCTCAGTATCGTATTGGACATGTTATAAGACCTTGGTTTTTAATTTCCAGTACCTTTAAGCTTAATTTCTGAACTTGTCCTGCTATATGTAGCCCTCTTGGTTCATTTCTGTTCGACTCTACCACAATCAAAGAGCGATATGTCTGCTTCTCAATTTCGGCCCCAACGGCGTCTACATAAAAGACATCTATGACTTTCCCAGTGGGTATTGCAGGGCTTACCGGGGCTTTCACAGCATTCTTAACTCTCTCAAAGGCTTTGTTATAACGGGCGTGTGATTTGATTAGGTACTACAGAGTTGGGTGGGCATGCGTCGATGTCCATAGATCTTCACAGCAATTTTAGTCATCCCCCAGGCCATAATACACCCCGGCTTGTGTTGCCTAGGTACTTAGTAATAGTGAAAAAAGCCAGACGCGACATTTCATAGCATTTTTAGACAACCACTCATTAGGACCTCGTTCAAGTGGATTCACATTTTAGTATGCGCCACAGCGTAATGGAGGCTTGCGGACCAGCCATCGCTCCCGGGCTGGCAGGAACAGAATTTTTATCGAAGCACTTTAATTCCCAAGTTCCATGCCATCCGGCCGTTTCTTTAATTAGAAAAGAGCCAATAGATACTTCAGGCATAGGCTGAAATCTGGGCGTTTGCGTATGTACACCTAGGCCCAGTTTTCATGACAAGGACTTGCTGGTTTGTTGAGGACGCGTACTCCCGACATACCTGCTTGACAATTCACAAAAAGTGGCGATGCCAACATTGACTCAATCTTGTAGGAAAATGAAAGAGCAAGTCAGTTCAAAGATGGATGCTGAAGACTGATTATCAGGGTCGCGCTCCGTCCATACCGACCCATATACGGCAatagagtacatgtagtatttCGTTTTAGTGGAAGCCCTGAAACGGCATCGCGGAAAAGCTTCATGGTGCCCCGAGCTCTACATGTGCACCTGCAAGCGCTTAGGCTAATTGTGGAAACCAATTGAATTATGCttattctctccttctcttcggGGGTGCCAAGCGTGCCAAGCGTGCCCGCACGTCTGGATGCTCATATGTGCGTGATGATGCACAATCTCGATTCACTGCGGAACCTGGACAGCGGCGATGAGCAAATGAAGAAGCCTGCCTTTGCCACCTCGTATTGACAGGGAGGCCTGGCGGTGGAGCTCATATGTCATACTGTATAAAGACAATTTGGTGGATAACATTGATGATGCGAGTTGGCTTTGACGATTTGGGAAAACAAAATTCACAGATATCCAAGTGAATTGATAAGCGGATCGCCTCTGATTTGCCTGTCAGATATATATTGCGTGCCGGAGCGCCACGGGGACGATGGCCATTTGCTAGCTTCTTAGCTCATCTTTGTTCGGACCGTCATCCTGTTCCGAAAAGCAATTCACATGCACCAGACGGCACAGGGGAATCGCCGTTGGCTGGGCTCGAAGCGTGTGTACGTGTCTCTCCCACAGTCTGCGGGTCCGGGGCGGGACTGGGTAGCGGCGGCCACGCGGGGCCGGCAGCACAGTGAGAAAACGGCGGTGGCTCGGACGGtgagctggccgagctgaAGTTCCGCGGGGCTTGAGCCGGGGTTTGGATATTGACGCACGCAAAGCATGCTGCAGTGTCTGAGGTGCCATACGGAGCCGTGGCACTGCTGAAGCGGCGGAAACGGCGGGTAGCTCGCGCGGTCGTGCCTCTCGGGATGTATTCTACTGCGGTAGATGGCTGGATGGAATGCGCGCCATGTACGATGCCGATCACTTTGCTGAGGGGGGGTCAGGGTCGGTGTGTTTGAAGCCATCGTCGCCGTCCAGCCAATTGTTTGCGCCGAGAAGGACACCTGCATGTCCTGACACGCCCGCCGTTAAAGCAGGGCTCTCGCATCCATTCCCCAAAGGCGGGCAGATCGAGTCAGCCAAGAGAGCAAATCTCTGTTCATCCGTCACTGCGATTCTCCGCGATGCGTTTCCCTGCCCAACTCGACTCCAGCACCGGTAGCAACTCGGGCAGCTCCACTGCGATCGCCCGCGACCTTGTCAAGCACCCTGCCAAGCTTcatactaaaaaaaagcttgAGAGGGGAAATCAGGGAAATCATCGAACAAGCTGGTGGGCCTCTGGGGCCACGTAGGACTCGGCGGCTCTGGGGACTCTCAGTGATGCTGTTTTCCTGTCTGTTCTCGGATTTTGTCGACATTCGGGAACAAGAGACACGACGTTTGCAAGGAGAAACCGAAAAGCAGGTTCGAGAGTCTTCTCCGACATGTGGCAGAAGCGCGCTAGGCCGCAACAAGCATTCCGGCGGCGCCTTGTTCCATGGCGCCTCTTAGCGATGAGCGCTAGCAGGTGCGCTACTGCCCTGTATTTGCCTCTGCGCTCCCGCAGACAAATAGCGCGCCAGGGCAGAGATTTGTTTGGAGAGATGGGGGAGCAGCGACCAACTGGTGGCTGCACCGCTGCCCTGAAGGCGCTGTCCAGCCGCCAAAAATCATCACGCTAGGCGCCACAGGGGACTAGCCGAGGACAAAACGGGCATGATAGCGACACCAAAATGGCAGAATGGACCATATAATTCCCGGAATATGCTCGATGCAGACTTTTTTAGCCACATTTGACGGACAATTTACGCCAGCATGTAGCTATCAGTAGAGAACATTTGACTCAGCGAAGCGGGCTCCTCTTTTAATTCCTGTTTGATTTTTTCGACGGGTGGATTCCCACTCCCCAACGGTTGCAGCACATACAAAAGAAGAACcccggccatggctgctcaTTCCCTCTTGTAGAAACGGCATCATTTCGTCACTCGCTCCACCACGACCGCCAACAAAACACCACGCCGATCCTCTGAACCCTGCGATCCTGCCATCGACCTGCGTCGTGCTGGACCGAGCCTTGTCTGCGGAGAGCCTCCCGCCAGTTCCGTTATCTGGATGTCATTCTTATTCGCATAAGCGGTGCTCCTCTGCCTTCTCACGGATCTTATAAACCGCGGCCAACAGCTTCCCATTTCCCCAGTTTCTTCTCCACAGTCAATGCGCTTAAGCCAACGTGCTTCAGCTGTGTCGCGATAATACTGCAATGGCTGGAGAGCCTTTTCCCGCCATGCCTGCAAATACTCATCCGCATCGAACCTCGTCGGAGATGAACCGGATTGACGAGCAGGAGGGCGAAACAAATGAGGACTTCAACGAGCGGTACGACGAAAAATACGAAAGATTCGAAGCACCAACCCTTGACACCATCAACACATCAAACACACTGGCGCCTCtccaagatgaagcagataTTATATCCCCGATAAGCCAGCGCGCCGAGGCAAATCGTCTCAATGATGATCTTGAGCTTCTCCGCGCTGAGCGCATGGTCTCTAACCAGGAACATGATCTCGCGTCCGGCTCTCGGATGAAGGTTCGGCATCACAGCCCCGAACCGGAGGATGCCTTCAACCAGCCTGCCCCGGAAGCGgccgtggagaagaagaagaataccAATGCCGCCCTGTACAAGCTGTGGCTCTTTATCAGCAAGTTTCCTCGCTTCTTTCGATACATCATCTATCTTATCCCTGGCGCGGCTTTGCTCCTCGCCCCCGTCTTGCTTGGCACGTATAGATTTAATGGCGTTAAAGATGCCGtgggcggcgttggcggtgTCTATCTCATGTGGTTTGGCATCTGGCTGGAAATCGTTTGGTGTTCGCTGTGGGTGACCCGAATGATCACGAACCTGATCCCCCCTCTATTCCACAGCGTCGCCAAAATGGCCGGGTCGACCAATGCGCACAAGTGGCGGGACATTGGACAGCGTCTCGAACTGCATACGGCCATATTTCTGTGGTTTCTGGCCATCCTCGTCTCCTTCAAGCCTACCATGAACAGCCACCGTGCTCCGGTACCAGAAGGACGAGAAGATGAGGTGGATATCCAATGgatcggcatcgtcaacaaAGTCATCATTGCGCTTTTTGTCCTCGCCGCACTCAACTTTGTGGAGAAGATCCTCATACAGTGGATTGCGCAAAGCTTCCACCAGCGAACATACGCCACTCGAATCGAAAACAACAAAGGAGACATCCGTCAACTTGTTCGCCTTTACGAATATGCAAAAGCCAAGCTTGACACCTCTGACCCTTTTTGGAAAGGCAGCAATGGACATGCTTCAGCAAGCGGCTTGCAAACTCCCATGAAAGCCTTTCATAATAATGCCCGCCAGGTGCTGGGCAAAGTCGGTCATGCTGCCGGCAGGGTGGGCAATGACCTTCTGGGCCGCAAAGGGGCTGACAACAACCATCCTCGAAAGATTGTGGCCGAGCTGCTTCGCACCACTCAGTCTGCGCACTCCCTCGCGCGTCTCATCTACCGGAGCCTCGTACGAGATGGGCGCGAGACTGTCCACCTGGAAGACCTGCAGACTGCCTTTGAAACGGTGGAGGAAGCTGAGGCGGCCTTTAGCATGTTTGATAAAGACCTCAATGGCGACATTTCTGTGGACGAGTTTGAGACAGTTTGCAACGAGATTCAGCTcgaaaaaaaggcaatcgCGGCGTCTCTCAAAGATCTCGACTCCGTCATACAGAAGCTTGATAAagtcttcctcgtcatcatcgtcatcatcgccgtcattGTCTTCGTCGCCATCTTGTCGGATTCAACCGCCGCCGGTCTCGCTTCTGCTGGTTCCTCGGTCCTCGGTCTCGCGTGGGTGCTTCAGGCAACGGCCCAGGAATTTCTGCAATCCATAATCTTCGTCTTTATCAAGCATCCATTTGATGTAGGCGATCGTGTAACCATTTATGGTAACACCGGAGCCACGCTGACAGGCGACGACTATTATGTGACGGAAATCTCGCTGCTCTATACCGAGTTTAAAAAGATGCAAGGTCACATTGTCCAAGCCCCAAACTCGCTTCTCAATACCGTTTTTATTCTCAATCAGCGGCGATCCAATGGCCTTTCCGACTCGATTCCTCTTGAGATGCGATTTGGCACACCCGGCCACCTGATTGACGAGCTCAAGGCTCGAATGCTAGAGTTTGTCCAGGCCAACAAGCGGGATTACCAGCCGAGCATCATTACTGAGATGACTGGCTTCAAGGAAGTGAGATCATGTACTATGAAcattgtcttcttccacaaGAGCAGCTTTCAGAACGAACTCCTTCGACTGAACCGCCACAACAAATTTGTTACGGAGCTCATGTATCAGATGGTTCAAGTGGGCATTGAAGCGCCGCTCCGAATCGACCCTGGCGGTAGCCGAGACCATCCTTTGTACTGGGCAAACATGCCCGCGCCACCCGCATATAACAACGCTGGCGAgagctcatcatcatcatcgcacGGTCGACCTCGAGCTACGTCTAGCATCCGCAGCGTCCATGTACCAAACCAGGAGCCCGCCACGGGAGGGTTCCAAGATGTATTCGAAAAACGGCGAGAGCACGTACTTATGCAGAGGATGGCGTCTATccgagagaaagagagggggcTGCAGGAGGAGTCTGCTGCAGACGCCCGTGCGTCTACTTCAGCTCTGGCACCAGTCATTTCGATCGACTCTGGGTCTCAAACGCGGTCTCGCATATTTGGACGCGCACGGAGCGGAACTAGGAGCGTCCAAAGCCACAATGACATGGTCTAACTTGTGACGCGTCTCTCTATATTGCTGGCTCCGTTCTATTCCCCCTCCCCTTATTTTACTCCCCTTTtgtcaatttttttcttctcttcaacaCATGTGCATAGATTGCAAGATTTGCTGGGGCCAAGTCTTAATTTGCTTATTGGTCGACTTGCATTTTCAGCGATTCACTCTCTTTACACAACATTAGCAGGCCTGGCATTGCAtatttcactttttttttatgacTTGATGGATAGGTTACGGATATAGAGACAGATGGCGCAGAGTTCGCTAATTGGAAGAGATACCAGGAAGCTCGCAGGATAAGACGAGCCAAGCGAAATATGCCAAATTCATGTAGGAATGATTAAGATGGTATGCATTAGAGCAGCCAATAGAGAATAAATGTCCCGTCAAAAAGGGAGAGATTTCTGGATTACCTTTGAAGGCTACTATAATGAAGGCGTTGAGTGAAATGAGGATGTCGAGAGTGGTGCCATGTGCCTAGTAGTATAATGCCaggtagtttatttttatcaCTTATACGACAACCCATGTCTATGACTTACACGAGCATGACGAATTACGTAAAGATGCATGGCATTTGCATACGGCTTGTTTGTGTTTTGTAGAttgtttttatatattaaaaaatgCCCTTCTGGAAGCTGAACGAGAAAGGATTAGAGAGGCCCAAGTCTGTGCAGCCCAAAAGTCCGCCCAACGAGGCGTCTCTGATGGTCTTCAATAGCGTCCGTCGATAGTGACCCCCGCATCCCAGCCAATATCGCGCCCCCAGCCGCACCGGGGCTGGGGATATAATTAGAAGCAAGCCAGTGGCATCTCATATATGCTGCGGTTTCAGCTGTCAGCTGTCAGCTTctgttccctttttttcccacatGGATAGCATGGGCCCTGCTTTTGCGGTTTCTCGGTTTGGAGCAGCATCATTTACggattctctcttttttgaCTTGAAAGCCAGTCAGTTTATTTAAAGCatttattttattctttttttgcgccgGCGACCAAGCATagcgtttttttcttttctttttccatgCAAGATTGTGGACGACTTTCCCGCGGCGATGCGACAACGGTGCGGCTGAACGAGGCAATTCGATTCCGACCCGACGCTGCTCAAACACGCCTCTGATTGAGGCTGTTTCTGAAATAATAATTCGTATACTTGTTCAACTCATGATACGAACTGGTGGAAGCGGGCTCTCGACCAATCTCGCGCCGAATTGAACAACACAAGGGAGCGAAATACAGCGGCAGGGCAGCGGGCAATCGCATCATGGCCACTCTCCCACCCGGCTGGGAGTGGGATTATGACGGAAATCGGTGGCTGTACCGCTACACGCCCACCGGCCATGTGCAGTACCATTTCCCCAGCGCGGGCGACGAGTTTCCCGACTTCATCGACGCTGCGTCTCCGGCGCCGGACCTCGCGCCcgaggagaagctcgagtcgcagcagcaggtgAAGCGGCACACGAGCGTCACCGGAGGCCCCAGCCGGACAGGGCGAGCAGCGGCGAGAGACGAAGATGGGTGGA
This portion of the Trichoderma atroviride chromosome 6, complete sequence genome encodes:
- a CDS encoding uncharacterized protein (EggNog:ENOG41~TransMembrane:12 (i49-70o90-112i124-143o149-170i177-197o209-231i251-272o284-304i316-335o341-361i373-390o410-429i)), whose translation is MSTTSVEEKGTPLPGEEKIALEQLVPDDQERQSTPTDEIEPAPEGGLRAWLVACGAASVFFCCLGFSNSFGTFTEYYLTHQLRDHTPDDVAWIGSLSAFLQFFTGMIGGPMFDRYGVKIMQPAAVIYIFAVMMLSLCKTYWQIILVQGVLMGSTMGFLQFPAMGALAHYFDKKRAAAFGVAISGSSIGGIIMPIAVSRMLNATSIGFGWTVRIIGFLMVPFMAFSIIVIKARLPPRPIAFFITGVFRDAKFMLLIASTFFAFIGMFMPIIFLPTYAVEARGMGATLAGYLPAILNAASTFGRVIPGILADKYGKMNMYAGGTIVTAVVAFCMNSTHNNAAIIAYAAIFGFTSGTIISGATVTITSCADDPRNIGTYTGMGLALGAVGVLIGPPIDGAFVAHYGSFEQVTMFSGAMCLFGGILVLFAKAATPQGIFGKS
- a CDS encoding uncharacterized protein (EggNog:ENOG41~TransMembrane:12 (i61-84o96-115i127-145o157-178i190-209o221-239i290-314o326-346i353-373o385-405i417-435o447-472i)) produces the protein MDPKQPEEVQHSEHRELPTSSRPGQSGSKGADRALAIIGDQKIHVTEEDNRRILRKTDRTILVILVWVYFLQILDKSVLGYGATYGLKEDTHLSPGQYSLLSSIAPIAQLIWQPFSSVLIVKVPHRILMPVLCLGWGIAQTAMAACHDFSDLMATRFFLGLFEAGCLPLFSVITSQWYRRAEQPMRVAAWYGTNGLATIFAAAVSYGLGQINSPLLREWQIIFLFVGLLTIVSVPIAYWKLDNDIPSARFLTEEEKPKALERLRANQTGTGSRDFKWHHVVEAALEPKTYLWFGMTLLLNVGAIVTVTFGPLIINGLGFDKYTSSLLNMPFGALQVIVILISSLLARRAKLKGAVLAVFVLPVLAGLIMLYCIPRGKSNQGALLAGYYLLAFLFAGNPLIVSWIVGNTAGTTKKSMIMSVYNAASSVGNIIGPILFNDRDAPDYKPGLRACLGVFSALVGVILLQWANLIVLNKMQAKTRVRNGKEAQVFDRSMQNHYRTASHHEDGVLQDAEGVNDEDDALGRNAFLDLTDRQNDEFVYIY
- a CDS encoding uncharacterized protein (TransMembrane:6 (i157-179o191-210i244-262o282-304i504-521o527-543i)), with the protein product MAGEPFPAMPANTHPHRTSSEMNRIDEQEGETNEDFNERYDEKYERFEAPTLDTINTSNTLAPLQDEADIISPISQRAEANRLNDDLELLRAERMVSNQEHDLASGSRMKVRHHSPEPEDAFNQPAPEAAVEKKKNTNAALYKLWLFISKFPRFFRYIIYLIPGAALLLAPVLLGTYRFNGVKDAVGGVGGVYLMWFGIWLEIVWCSLWVTRMITNLIPPLFHSVAKMAGSTNAHKWRDIGQRLELHTAIFLWFLAILVSFKPTMNSHRAPVPEGREDEVDIQWIGIVNKVIIALFVLAALNFVEKILIQWIAQSFHQRTYATRIENNKGDIRQLVRLYEYAKAKLDTSDPFWKGSNGHASASGLQTPMKAFHNNARQVLGKVGHAAGRVGNDLLGRKGADNNHPRKIVAELLRTTQSAHSLARLIYRSLVRDGRETVHLEDLQTAFETVEEAEAAFSMFDKDLNGDISVDEFETVCNEIQLEKKAIAASLKDLDSVIQKLDKVFLVIIVIIAVIVFVAILSDSTAAGLASAGSSVLGLAWVLQATAQEFLQSIIFVFIKHPFDVGDRVTIYGNTGATLTGDDYYVTEISLLYTEFKKMQGHIVQAPNSLLNTVFILNQRRSNGLSDSIPLEMRFGTPGHLIDELKARMLEFVQANKRDYQPSIITEMTGFKEVRSCTMNIVFFHKSSFQNELLRLNRHNKFVTELMYQMVQVGIEAPLRIDPGGSRDHPLYWANMPAPPAYNNAGESSSSSSHGRPRATSSIRSVHVPNQEPATGGFQDVFEKRREHVLMQRMASIREKERGLQEESAADARASTSALAPVISIDSGSQTRSRIFGRARSGTRSVQSHNDMV